The proteins below are encoded in one region of Methylobacillus flagellatus KT:
- a CDS encoding GGDEF domain-containing protein codes for MPQLDVKTIYFLVGLFATTTGAVLSILALTGRFDRWLKYWGISNLCTGAGILLLTFRDIVPDFYSIAVANMLVIIGYFLLMATAQGLHHRNMTWWPHLLFLGLIAGLFLMMQNADSYYNERTALSSVACGYYALRVAKITKQIAREEDIVSAYLVFGIFTLAALVLGMRILASLTYHLGGDSIFSSGGMSMWVILLAASIGPLWNMSMLLMIMERINRNWIGRALRDPLTGALNREGLKRALENNTMRRHSDSHPFTALLLVDIDHFKQVNDQLGHAFGDELLRSFADIVHHQLRSSDLFARQGGDEFVIILPSSGEKEARDVAGRLQNAFAQETDRVKPDGLAVTLSIGIAVTESDQLSGSLHQLMARADSALYQSKHQGRNRITSAQAA; via the coding sequence ATGCCGCAGCTTGACGTCAAAACCATTTACTTTCTAGTCGGCCTATTCGCCACGACCACAGGTGCGGTGTTATCCATCCTCGCCCTGACGGGGCGTTTTGACCGCTGGCTGAAATATTGGGGAATCAGCAATTTATGCACAGGCGCAGGGATTCTGCTGCTCACCTTTCGCGACATTGTGCCTGACTTCTATAGTATCGCAGTCGCCAATATGCTGGTCATCATCGGCTATTTTCTCTTGATGGCCACGGCACAGGGCCTGCATCACCGAAACATGACGTGGTGGCCGCATTTGCTATTCCTGGGGTTGATTGCGGGCTTGTTCCTGATGATGCAGAACGCAGATAGTTACTACAATGAGAGAACCGCGCTCAGCTCGGTTGCCTGTGGTTACTATGCCCTGCGGGTGGCCAAGATCACCAAACAGATCGCACGCGAAGAGGACATCGTGTCGGCCTACCTGGTTTTCGGGATATTTACACTCGCAGCTCTCGTGTTGGGCATGCGCATACTGGCCAGCCTCACCTATCACCTGGGAGGGGATTCGATTTTCTCGTCCGGAGGCATGAGCATGTGGGTCATCCTCTTGGCGGCCAGCATCGGTCCGTTGTGGAATATGTCGATGCTGCTTATGATCATGGAACGCATCAACCGCAACTGGATCGGCCGCGCCTTACGAGACCCGCTCACCGGCGCCCTCAATCGCGAAGGACTCAAGCGCGCCCTGGAAAACAACACCATGCGCCGCCATTCCGACAGCCATCCGTTCACTGCCTTGCTATTGGTGGACATCGACCACTTCAAGCAAGTCAATGACCAGCTGGGACATGCATTCGGCGACGAACTGCTGCGAAGCTTTGCGGATATCGTGCACCACCAATTGCGCAGCTCCGACCTGTTTGCACGCCAGGGGGGTGACGAATTCGTCATCATTCTCCCCTCGAGCGGCGAGAAGGAGGCCAGGGATGTGGCTGGACGGCTGCAAAACGCGTTTGCACAGGAGACTGACAGAGTGAAACCCGATGGGCTGGCGGTGACCTTGAGTATAGGCATTGCAGTCACCGAAAGTGACCAGCTAAGCGGCTCGCTGCACCAGCTCATGGCGCGAGCCGACTCGGCGCTCTATCAATCCAAGCATCAGGGCCGCAACCGCATCACATCGGCCCAAGCGGCTTGA
- a CDS encoding RBBP9/YdeN family alpha/beta hydrolase: MQAGTVYIIHGYQASPESHWFPWIKQALESQGFRVLVPALPASDRPEMEGWLDCLHAHVVQPDQHTYFVGHSLGCITLLRFLEQHEQPVGGMALVSGFAEPLSFLPALDAFTAAPLDVEKLISLVPRRLVLAAQDDYIVPYPYSLRLAEKLDAAWELFERGGHFMAQDGFTEFPALYDMIVGMRGTSDQ, translated from the coding sequence ATGCAAGCAGGGACTGTCTATATCATTCACGGATACCAGGCTTCGCCGGAAAGCCATTGGTTCCCATGGATCAAGCAGGCGTTGGAAAGCCAGGGCTTCAGGGTCTTAGTGCCTGCGTTGCCGGCATCTGACCGTCCTGAAATGGAGGGCTGGCTTGACTGCCTGCATGCGCATGTTGTCCAGCCGGATCAGCATACCTATTTTGTCGGACACAGTCTGGGTTGCATCACCTTGCTGCGTTTCCTTGAGCAGCATGAGCAGCCGGTAGGCGGCATGGCGTTGGTATCGGGGTTTGCCGAGCCGTTGAGTTTTCTGCCGGCGCTGGATGCATTCACCGCAGCACCGCTTGATGTGGAAAAGCTGATCAGCCTGGTTCCCCGACGCCTGGTGTTGGCCGCTCAGGATGATTATATCGTGCCTTATCCCTATTCGTTGCGGCTCGCGGAGAAGCTTGATGCTGCATGGGAGTTGTTTGAACGCGGAGGCCATTTCATGGCACAAGATGGATTTACCGAGTTTCCAGCACTATATGACATGATTGTCGGCATGCGTGGTACATCAGATCAGTGA
- a CDS encoding DMT family transporter has product MQHWIYLGIAITAEVVATSALKASDGFTQLLPSTLVIVGYATAFYFLALTLRSIPVGVAYAVWSGLGIVLVSVIASLLYGQKLDLPAVIGMALIIAGVVVMQLFSRTTGH; this is encoded by the coding sequence ATGCAGCATTGGATATACTTGGGAATTGCCATCACGGCTGAAGTGGTGGCGACATCGGCGCTCAAGGCCAGCGACGGTTTCACGCAATTATTGCCCAGCACGCTGGTGATCGTTGGCTATGCGACGGCATTTTATTTTCTCGCTTTGACGTTGCGCAGCATTCCGGTTGGAGTAGCCTATGCGGTCTGGTCGGGACTGGGCATTGTGCTGGTTTCAGTGATTGCCTCGTTGCTGTATGGACAGAAACTTGACTTGCCTGCAGTGATCGGGATGGCGTTGATCATCGCGGGCGTGGTGGTCATGCAGTTGTTTTCCAGGACAACAGGGCATTAA
- a CDS encoding endonuclease/exonuclease/phosphatase family protein — translation MDLALATDGGIVPDIMLLAGYALTALVALLTAGSLVRRSEWWFRGLDFPRLQIMTLGMLALLGLVLPDAEWSPMRWVALAVLMLALAHQLRMVLPYTFLFPQEVKSIRPKHYRRDRQISLIVANVLMTNHQHFKLIQQVRSLRPDLLLTLETDRVWEQALTAIEPEYPYVVRAPMDNLYGMHLYSRLPLRDAEVKFLLSPEIPSIHATVMLPCGAPVKLYCLHPEPPSPTEAPDSVLRDAELLIVGDAVSDTEESVIVMGDLNDVAWSRTTRLFQRVSGLLDPRKGRHHISTYHSDYPFMRWALDHIFHSPDFGLIKMQRLPHIGSDHFPVLTHLQLERHLEHVQALEETSDAEEQEAQDKVEEGMEKSEQSGFKPLGPM, via the coding sequence ATGGATTTGGCACTTGCCACCGATGGCGGCATAGTACCTGACATCATGTTATTGGCGGGATACGCCCTTACTGCCCTGGTCGCGCTATTAACGGCGGGATCCCTGGTGCGCCGCAGCGAATGGTGGTTCCGGGGGCTTGATTTCCCGCGACTGCAGATCATGACGCTCGGGATGCTGGCATTGCTCGGGCTGGTGCTGCCCGATGCCGAGTGGTCACCGATGCGCTGGGTGGCGCTGGCGGTCCTGATGTTGGCATTGGCCCACCAACTGCGCATGGTCTTGCCTTATACCTTTCTGTTTCCGCAGGAAGTGAAATCGATCAGACCCAAGCATTACCGCCGCGACAGGCAAATTTCCTTGATCGTCGCCAATGTGCTGATGACCAATCACCAGCATTTCAAGTTGATTCAACAGGTCAGGTCACTTCGGCCTGACTTGCTGCTAACCCTGGAGACTGACCGGGTGTGGGAGCAGGCACTGACAGCAATCGAGCCTGAATACCCCTATGTGGTGCGTGCGCCGATGGATAATCTGTATGGCATGCATTTATATAGCCGCTTGCCATTACGTGATGCCGAGGTCAAATTCCTGCTCAGCCCGGAAATCCCTTCCATCCATGCCACGGTGATGCTGCCATGCGGTGCCCCGGTCAAGCTGTATTGCCTGCATCCAGAACCGCCCAGCCCGACCGAGGCACCGGATTCCGTCCTGCGGGATGCCGAGCTGTTGATTGTCGGGGATGCTGTGAGTGACACCGAGGAGAGCGTGATTGTCATGGGAGACCTCAATGACGTGGCCTGGTCGCGCACGACGCGGTTGTTCCAGCGCGTGAGCGGATTGCTGGACCCGCGCAAGGGGCGTCACCATATCAGTACCTACCATTCGGATTATCCGTTCATGCGCTGGGCGCTTGACCATATCTTTCACAGCCCGGACTTCGGCCTGATCAAGATGCAGCGCCTGCCACACATCGGTTCGGACCATTTTCCCGTGCTGACCCATTTGCAGCTTGAGCGCCATCTGGAGCACGTTCAGGCACTCGAAGAAACATCGGATGCAGAAGAACAGGAGGCTCAGGATAAAGTGGAGGAAGGCATGGAAAAATCGGAGCAATCCGGCTTCAAGCCGCTTGGGCCGATGTGA
- a CDS encoding bZIP transcription factor — translation MAAPWLTVLKVVPWVEVIRKAPEIAEGARKFWHAVSGKQNHHEPPVYDVPYSELPSDDDKEARIQSLEVRIAQLQTQMVESSKLLKTLADQNEQLVAKLEDGRRRVARLSRIVMVLVIAMLAVSAWIWHLPPMAA, via the coding sequence GTGGCCGCACCATGGCTGACTGTATTGAAAGTGGTTCCCTGGGTCGAGGTGATCCGCAAGGCGCCGGAGATTGCCGAGGGTGCCAGGAAGTTTTGGCATGCCGTCTCCGGCAAGCAGAATCATCATGAGCCCCCGGTATACGATGTGCCTTACAGTGAGTTGCCAAGCGATGATGACAAGGAAGCGCGCATCCAGTCGCTCGAAGTGCGCATTGCCCAATTGCAGACCCAGATGGTGGAATCCTCGAAGCTGCTCAAGACCTTGGCAGACCAGAATGAGCAGTTGGTTGCCAAGCTGGAGGATGGCCGACGCCGGGTGGCACGCCTATCCAGGATCGTCATGGTCCTGGTGATTGCCATGCTGGCGGTTTCAGCATGGATTTGGCACTTGCCACCGATGGCGGCATAG
- a CDS encoding glycogen/starch/alpha-glucan phosphorylase, which produces MTAAKESNKPKASTLVITTEKTPIAQALQNHLIFSAFKTSEASTPRDWYVATGYTIRDHVVERWVKTAEAYNAQDPKRVYYLSLEFLLGRMLQNAALNLGIEGEVAEGLKTLGHKLEDVVELENDAALGNGGLGRLAACFLDSMASMDIPGTGYGIRYEYGMFRQSISQGQQVENPDNWLRYGNIWEFQRPESQYPVRFYGRVVEFPTAKGMEYHWVDAESVLAIAYDMPVPGYDTETVNTLRLWSAKAAREFDLAHFNEGNYEKAVEERNAYENISKVLYPNDTSVLGKELRLKQQYFFVSASIQDILRRFLAKHDDWSVLPDKVAIQLNDTHPAIAVAELMYQLVDVHHLDWDKAWKISEKVFAYTNHTLMPEALETWSVEMFGRLLPRHLGIIYRINHEFLQMVNHKFPGDTDLLRRVSIIDEEHGRRVRMAHLAVIGSHTVNGVAALHSELLKSTLFADFNRIFPGRFINITNGITPRRWLNQCNPGLTKLLESVIGKDFHHDLYKLRALEPLADDADFRKAFHAVKLANKERLAKRIEQVTGVRLNPAALFDVQIKRIHEYKRQLLNVLHIVTLYNRIRSGHVKDITPRAVIFGGKAAPGYWMAKLIIRLINDVASIVNEDPAVGDKLKVVFYPNYEVSAAELLFPGSDLSEQISTAGTEASGTGNMKMALNGALTIGTLDGANVEIREEVGEDNIFIFGLTTQQVAELKANHYNPWDYYHGNPELKQALDMITNGFFSVDEPDRYRAIGEALLQNGDQYLLLADYASYIDTQDAVGQLYRDKDEWNRRAILNVARIGKFSSDRTIGEYVEKVWHVKPVQH; this is translated from the coding sequence ATGACTGCTGCAAAAGAATCTAACAAGCCGAAAGCCTCCACGCTTGTGATTACCACCGAGAAGACCCCGATAGCACAAGCATTGCAGAATCACCTGATTTTTTCTGCGTTCAAGACCAGTGAAGCTTCCACGCCCCGTGACTGGTATGTGGCGACCGGATATACCATACGTGACCATGTCGTCGAACGCTGGGTCAAAACTGCTGAGGCATACAATGCCCAGGATCCTAAGCGAGTGTATTACCTTTCTCTGGAGTTCCTGCTTGGCCGCATGCTGCAAAATGCTGCACTGAATCTGGGCATCGAGGGTGAAGTGGCTGAGGGCTTGAAGACGCTGGGACACAAACTGGAGGATGTCGTCGAGCTGGAAAACGATGCTGCGCTGGGAAATGGCGGCTTAGGGCGCTTGGCTGCGTGCTTCTTGGACTCCATGGCGAGCATGGATATTCCTGGGACAGGCTATGGCATCCGCTATGAATATGGGATGTTCCGCCAGTCAATCAGCCAGGGGCAACAGGTGGAAAATCCAGACAATTGGCTGCGGTACGGCAATATCTGGGAGTTTCAACGACCAGAAAGCCAGTATCCAGTAAGGTTTTATGGCAGGGTGGTGGAGTTCCCGACTGCCAAGGGCATGGAATACCACTGGGTGGATGCGGAAAGCGTGCTCGCCATTGCCTATGACATGCCGGTACCAGGCTACGACACAGAGACCGTGAACACCCTCCGCTTATGGTCGGCCAAGGCGGCGCGTGAATTCGATCTTGCGCATTTCAACGAAGGCAACTATGAAAAGGCCGTCGAAGAGCGTAATGCCTACGAGAATATCTCCAAGGTGCTTTATCCTAACGATACCTCCGTATTGGGTAAGGAGCTGCGCCTGAAGCAACAGTATTTCTTCGTTTCGGCCTCGATCCAGGATATCTTGCGCCGCTTCTTGGCCAAGCACGACGATTGGAGCGTGTTGCCGGACAAGGTGGCGATCCAGCTCAACGATACGCATCCCGCGATTGCCGTGGCCGAGCTGATGTATCAGCTGGTGGATGTGCATCACCTGGACTGGGACAAGGCATGGAAAATCAGTGAAAAGGTATTTGCCTATACCAACCATACCTTGATGCCGGAAGCACTCGAGACCTGGTCGGTGGAGATGTTCGGCAGGCTACTGCCACGGCATTTGGGTATCATCTACCGTATCAATCATGAGTTCCTGCAGATGGTAAACCACAAATTCCCTGGCGATACCGATTTGCTCAGGCGCGTGTCTATTATTGATGAGGAGCATGGACGCCGCGTGCGCATGGCGCACCTAGCCGTAATTGGCAGCCATACCGTCAACGGGGTGGCTGCCTTGCACAGCGAGCTGTTGAAATCGACCTTGTTTGCCGATTTCAACCGCATTTTCCCCGGGCGCTTCATCAATATTACCAATGGCATTACCCCCCGTCGCTGGCTCAATCAATGCAATCCCGGATTGACCAAGCTGTTGGAAAGCGTCATCGGCAAGGATTTCCACCATGACCTCTATAAGCTGCGCGCATTGGAGCCATTGGCTGACGATGCCGATTTCCGTAAAGCGTTCCATGCGGTGAAATTGGCGAACAAGGAGCGGCTTGCCAAGCGGATTGAGCAAGTGACAGGCGTCAGGCTCAACCCTGCTGCCTTGTTCGATGTGCAGATCAAGCGCATACATGAATACAAGCGCCAGCTGCTGAATGTGCTTCACATCGTGACCTTGTACAACCGTATCCGTAGCGGGCATGTCAAGGACATCACGCCACGCGCCGTGATTTTTGGTGGCAAGGCAGCGCCGGGCTATTGGATGGCCAAGCTCATTATCCGCTTGATCAACGACGTGGCTTCTATTGTCAATGAGGATCCTGCCGTGGGGGATAAGCTCAAGGTCGTGTTCTACCCGAATTACGAGGTGTCGGCAGCGGAGCTTTTGTTTCCGGGTAGCGATCTTTCCGAACAAATATCCACCGCCGGCACCGAGGCGTCGGGCACCGGCAACATGAAAATGGCCCTGAATGGCGCCCTTACCATCGGAACGCTGGATGGTGCCAATGTGGAAATCCGCGAGGAGGTCGGGGAGGACAATATTTTCATTTTCGGCCTGACCACCCAACAAGTGGCGGAGCTGAAAGCCAATCATTACAACCCGTGGGACTACTACCATGGCAACCCCGAGTTGAAGCAGGCTCTGGACATGATCACCAACGGCTTTTTCTCCGTCGATGAACCAGATCGTTATCGTGCCATCGGGGAGGCTTTGCTGCAAAACGGGGATCAATACCTGCTGCTGGCCGATTATGCGAGTTATATCGACACCCAGGATGCGGTGGGCCAGCTATACAGGGACAAGGATGAGTGGAACCGTCGGGCGATCCTCAATGTCGCGCGTATCGGCAAGTTCTCGAGTGATCGCACCATTGGTGAGTACGTAGAGAAAGTCTGGCACGTCAAACCCGTGCAACATTAA
- a CDS encoding DUF4197 domain-containing protein: MRHLVTALSFAIFSTHAAALDLGSISNADASQGLKQALMQGAERAVTQLGQAGGFLDNPEVRIPLPESMQKAEKAMRMFGMGKQADELVLKMNQAAEAAVPEAKALLVNSVKQMSVQDAKDILTGGQDSATQYFRRTTSASMAEKFLPIVKNATQNVELAQQYNKFAEMGSKYGLVGKDQANIEQYVTQKALDGVYRMMAEEEKAIRQDPMGQASNLLKKVFSAVK, from the coding sequence ATGCGTCATCTTGTGACTGCATTATCATTTGCCATTTTTTCCACCCATGCGGCTGCGCTGGATCTGGGCAGCATCAGCAATGCCGATGCCAGCCAGGGACTCAAGCAGGCGCTGATGCAAGGGGCAGAGCGCGCGGTCACCCAGCTGGGACAGGCCGGGGGATTTCTCGATAACCCGGAGGTCAGGATTCCTCTGCCTGAATCTATGCAGAAGGCAGAAAAGGCCATGCGCATGTTCGGCATGGGCAAGCAGGCGGACGAGCTGGTACTGAAAATGAACCAGGCCGCGGAAGCCGCAGTCCCTGAAGCCAAGGCATTGCTCGTGAATTCAGTCAAACAGATGAGTGTGCAGGACGCCAAGGATATTCTGACTGGCGGGCAGGATTCTGCCACACAGTATTTTCGCAGAACCACGTCAGCCTCGATGGCGGAGAAATTCCTGCCTATCGTGAAAAACGCAACGCAAAATGTGGAGCTGGCACAGCAATACAATAAGTTTGCCGAAATGGGCAGCAAGTACGGATTGGTCGGCAAGGACCAGGCCAACATTGAGCAGTATGTCACCCAGAAGGCGCTAGACGGGGTTTATCGTATGATGGCCGAGGAGGAAAAGGCCATCCGCCAGGATCCGATGGGGCAGGCCAGCAATCTGCTCAAGAAAGTTTTCAGCGCCGTTAAGTAA
- a CDS encoding glyoxalase superfamily protein translates to MKKVTQHVIPAVRVASYALSRPYYEKLGFRELWTHQFEPGHPVFAAIARGDMQIFLTEHVGDCAFGALVHFYVDDVDAVHAEFVRQGLHVTEPPGNDLGPSVRNMLMVDPDGNRLSFITVTEL, encoded by the coding sequence ATGAAGAAAGTTACCCAGCATGTCATTCCGGCGGTACGCGTCGCGTCATATGCATTAAGCAGGCCGTATTATGAAAAGCTCGGGTTTCGTGAATTGTGGACGCACCAGTTTGAACCTGGACATCCTGTTTTTGCCGCCATTGCCCGTGGTGATATGCAGATATTCCTGACCGAGCATGTCGGGGACTGTGCTTTCGGTGCGCTGGTGCATTTTTATGTGGACGATGTCGATGCAGTACATGCGGAGTTCGTGAGACAGGGCTTGCATGTCACAGAGCCGCCCGGCAACGACTTGGGGCCTAGTGTACGCAATATGCTGATGGTCGATCCGGATGGCAACCGCCTGAGTTTTATTACCGTGACCGAGCTGTGA